GGCAAAGGAGAACTTCAAGCTCGTCGAGGATCTGGCCGACGCTTTCGGGAATGCCGCGGTGGGCGCAACGCGCGCCGTGACCGATGACGGATGGCGTCCGCACGCGGACCAGATCGGACAGACGGGACGGCTGGTGAGTCCGGAACTGTACGTCGCGGTCGGCATCTCCGGCGCCGTGCAGCATCTCGCCGGAATGAAGACGTCGAGGACGATCGTCGCCATCAACAAGGACAGGGAAGCTCCGATCTTCAAGGTTGCGGACTACGGAATCGTCGGCGACGTTTTTGACGTCGTGCCAGCGCTTACCGCTGCCGTGCGAGAAGCGAGGAAGGGCCAATAGCATGAGCAGTGGTCGCCGGCTCCGGGTCGTTCCGGCCGAGTACCAGCCGCCGCTTCCGGCGGAGCTGATTCTTCGCGAGCCACTCGATCCGGAGGCTGTGCCGATGGACGTCGTGTTCGTCGGCGGCGGTCCAGCCGGTCTCGCGGGCGCTATCGAGCTCGCGCGTCTCATCAAGGAAGACACCGAAGCAGGCGGTACGCTCGGCGAAACTCAAATCGCGGTTCTCGAAAAGGCATCGGGTCTCGGCGAGCATTCGCTCTCTGGCGCGGTCGTGAATCCGCGCGCGTTCCAGGAGCTGTTTCCTGATCTCGCGATCTCCGATTTCCCGTTTCGCGCGCCCGTGACGACTGAGCGCGTGTACTTCATGAAGGGCGGTCGCGCGCAGCGCATTCCCACTCCGCCGACAATGCAGAACCACGGGCACTACATCGCGTCGCTGTCGGAGATGGTGCGATGGCTTGGCGAGAAAGCGGAGGGGATGGGTGTCAATATCTTCACCGGCTTTCCTGCCGCGGCGCTGATGATGGATGGAGAGAAGGTCGTCGGTGTGCGAACCACTCCGGCCGGCGTGATGCGCGACGGCACGCCCGGCAGCGGGTACACGCCACCGACGGACATCTCGGCGCGTGTCACTGTCTTGTCGGAAGGTACGCGGGGCTCGCTGACGCAGGCGTGGATGAAGCAGGCCGGCGTCACCTCCGACAATCCACAGATCTTCGCACTCGGCGTCAAGGAGATCTGGGAGACGAAGACGCCGCTCGACGCGATCATCCACACACTGGGTTGGCCGCTACCGAACGATGCATTCGGCGGAAGCTTCATGTATCCGCTCACGCCGAATCTCGTCGCCGTCGGCATCGTCGTCGGAATGGATTACCGGCAGACGACGCTCGACGTGCATCAGCTCCTGCAGAAGCTCAAGACTGCGTCGCCGTTCCGCGAGTATCTGGAAGGCGGCGAGATGGTCGAGTGGGGAGCGAAGACTATCCCGGAAGGCGGCTTTCATGCGCTGCCGAAGAAGCGGTACGGCGACGGTGTTCTCGTCGTCGGCGACTCTGCGGGCCTGGTGGAGGTCGCATCGCTCAAGGGGATTCACTACGCGATGCAGTCGGGGATGTACGCGGCGCGTGCCATTGTCGACGCGCTCAAGAAGGACGACGTGTCCGACAACACCATGGCGCGTTACGACGCTCTGGTGGACGCGAGCTACATCACGTCGGACCTGAAGGAGCGGCGCAATATGCGGCTCGCGTTCCAGAAGGGCGGGCTTTATGTGGGCGGAATCAAGGCGACACTGATGACGCTGACGAAGGGCGCGTTTCCCGCCGGGAAGATCGAATCGCACGCCGATGCCGAGGTGCCGCGCGACGTGACGCCCGATGAGCCGTTCGTTCCCGACGGCAAGCTCACGTTCAGCAAGCTCGACGCGAACTTCAAATCGGGTAACGCGACGAGAGACACCATTCCTTCTCACCTCGTTGTGGGTCAGGATATCCCGCCTGAGGTGGCCGAGCTCTACGTGCACATGTGCCCTGCGGGAGTGTATGAGCTGAACGATGGACGCCTCGTCGTGAATCAGGCGAACTGCGTTGACTGCAAGGCGACGGACGTGATCGGGCCGCGGTGGACGCCGAGGGAAGGAGAGAGCGGGCCGAAGTATCGGTTGATGTAAGGGACTACGGAATGACGGAACTGCGGAAAATAAAACTACCCGGCGACCGGCTGATGGCTCAACACTGCGCAGTCGGCTCCGGGCCAAGCTGACAGCCGAACCCACAGCCCACCGCGCCTCATAAGCCCACCGCCGGTCGCCGGGTAGTTCTATGTTCCGTAGTTGGTTTGTTCAGGAAGAAACTTCCTTTGACGCTCTGTCCTGTTCGCGAGGTAAGACGGACAATGGCACAAACAACACGGGTTTGTCCGGCGCGAATCGCTGATACAAGATGGCATTGCCTCTCCGCCAATCTCTTTGCCGTTTGCTTGTCGGTTCTCAGTTTTGCCTCTTCCCTCGAAGCGCAAGCGACTCGAGCCGAACCAGTTGAACGCGGCGTTGCCGTAAGTGGTTTCGTCGTATCGGATGGAAGATTGATATCGGGCGCCGAGGTCACCGTTGTGGGGACGCCTCTGATAACACATTCCGACGCGAACGGCCTGTTCCGTTTTCCTGATGTCGCGCCCGGTCAACGTGTTATTCAAGTACGTGCTATCGGATTCGTTGCCAAGGATTTTCCTTTGGACCTGCGCGGGAAAGAAGACCGGCGAGTAGTCCTTACACTTCCGAAGGCCCCGCAACAGCTGCCTGACCTGGAGATCGTTCGGTCAGCTGATAAGCCGCAACGATACGCTCATACCAGCAAGTTTGACCTTTTCTTCGCACGTAAGGCGCAGGGCATCGGAACGTTCATCACTCGCGAGGAGATTGACAAGCGATTCAAATCGCGGACTCAGGAGCTGCTCCAGACAATCCCCGGAGTTCTCGTGCGGCAGCACGGCACACAATGGTGGATTCAGTTTCAACGGTGCGGACGCTCAAAGATTCCTGGTAGTGCGACGGCGGGCAAAGAATCCGAGTTGGTAGAGGTTTTCGTTGACGGTCAGTTCTCACCCGACGGTACAGACCGACTCGAGACAATCACTCCTGCTGAAATCGAAGCAATAGAGATATACAAAGGCCCAGCCCAGCTGCCGGCGGACGCGCGGGGTCGCGGATGCGGAGCGATCTATGTGTGGCTTCGCGAGGGGTCGTGAAACGCGGATTGCCGGTCGCCGGGTAGTTCTAAGTTCCGAAGTTGTTCTTTTGTCCCGGCATCAGCTAGCCGCATCGGCGACCTCGTACAGATCTATCCTCTGCCTGATCTTCCCCGCCTCGAAGGCATGCGTCACCTTCGACCTGATCACGAGCCGCTCCTCGGCGCACTGCTCGATGAACTCGGGCACGCCGATGCGGCCCGGGTCAGCGAGTATCACCATCCCGCCCGGCGCGAGACCGCGCT
Above is a window of Gemmatimonadaceae bacterium DNA encoding:
- a CDS encoding electron-transfer flavoprotein:ubiquinone oxidoreductase translates to MSSGRRLRVVPAEYQPPLPAELILREPLDPEAVPMDVVFVGGGPAGLAGAIELARLIKEDTEAGGTLGETQIAVLEKASGLGEHSLSGAVVNPRAFQELFPDLAISDFPFRAPVTTERVYFMKGGRAQRIPTPPTMQNHGHYIASLSEMVRWLGEKAEGMGVNIFTGFPAAALMMDGEKVVGVRTTPAGVMRDGTPGSGYTPPTDISARVTVLSEGTRGSLTQAWMKQAGVTSDNPQIFALGVKEIWETKTPLDAIIHTLGWPLPNDAFGGSFMYPLTPNLVAVGIVVGMDYRQTTLDVHQLLQKLKTASPFREYLEGGEMVEWGAKTIPEGGFHALPKKRYGDGVLVVGDSAGLVEVASLKGIHYAMQSGMYAARAIVDALKKDDVSDNTMARYDALVDASYITSDLKERRNMRLAFQKGGLYVGGIKATLMTLTKGAFPAGKIESHADAEVPRDVTPDEPFVPDGKLTFSKLDANFKSGNATRDTIPSHLVVGQDIPPEVAELYVHMCPAGVYELNDGRLVVNQANCVDCKATDVIGPRWTPREGESGPKYRLM
- a CDS encoding carboxypeptidase regulatory-like domain-containing protein codes for the protein MAQTTRVCPARIADTRWHCLSANLFAVCLSVLSFASSLEAQATRAEPVERGVAVSGFVVSDGRLISGAEVTVVGTPLITHSDANGLFRFPDVAPGQRVIQVRAIGFVAKDFPLDLRGKEDRRVVLTLPKAPQQLPDLEIVRSADKPQRYAHTSKFDLFFARKAQGIGTFITREEIDKRFKSRTQELLQTIPGVLVRQHGTQWWIQFQRCGRSKIPGSATAGKESELVEVFVDGQFSPDGTDRLETITPAEIEAIEIYKGPAQLPADARGRGCGAIYVWLREGS